One Kangiella geojedonensis DNA segment encodes these proteins:
- a CDS encoding hydroxymethylglutaryl-CoA lyase, with amino-acid sequence MVLVDDHIKHLPDEVRIVEMGPRDGLQNEKQPVSTEVKVELIKRLIAAGEKDIEATAFVSPKWVPQMADHHELMQALKPLKGAHPEVTFPVLTPNIKGFEGALAGNAEEVAVFAAASEGFSQKNINCSIAESIERFKPVMEAAKENGIKVRGYVSCVLGCPFDGDIAPEQVAKVAKDLYDLGCYEISLGDTIGVGTPAKAKAMIEAVSKVVPVDKLACHFHDTYGQALANLYACLELGVSTIDSSVAGLGGCPYAPGATGNVATEDVVYMLNGLGIKTGIDLDKLVDAGVYISDQLGRKPVSRVANAVLAKR; translated from the coding sequence ATGGTTCTAGTAGACGACCACATTAAACACTTACCTGACGAGGTTCGCATCGTAGAGATGGGGCCTCGTGATGGTTTGCAAAATGAAAAGCAGCCTGTATCAACCGAGGTTAAAGTTGAGTTGATTAAGCGTTTAATCGCTGCTGGTGAGAAGGATATTGAAGCAACAGCCTTTGTTTCTCCAAAGTGGGTGCCGCAGATGGCGGATCACCACGAGTTGATGCAAGCGCTAAAACCTTTGAAAGGAGCTCACCCAGAAGTAACCTTCCCTGTGTTAACGCCGAATATCAAAGGCTTTGAAGGCGCTCTAGCTGGTAACGCTGAAGAAGTGGCTGTTTTTGCTGCGGCTTCCGAGGGCTTCTCACAGAAAAATATTAACTGCTCAATTGCTGAATCCATCGAACGCTTTAAGCCAGTGATGGAAGCAGCGAAAGAAAACGGCATCAAAGTCCGTGGCTATGTTTCATGTGTCCTCGGCTGTCCTTTCGACGGTGACATCGCGCCAGAACAAGTCGCCAAAGTGGCAAAAGATCTTTATGACTTAGGTTGCTATGAGATTTCGCTAGGCGACACCATTGGCGTCGGTACGCCAGCAAAAGCCAAAGCCATGATAGAAGCCGTGTCTAAGGTTGTACCAGTGGACAAATTAGCCTGTCATTTCCATGATACCTATGGACAAGCGCTGGCAAATCTATATGCTTGCTTAGAGCTTGGTGTTTCAACTATTGATAGCTCTGTGGCGGGTCTTGGTGGCTGCCCTTACGCGCCTGGCGCGACAGGTAATGTGGCGACTGAGGACGTGGTATATATGCTTAATGGCTTAGGCATCAAAACTGGAATTGATTTAGATAAGCTAGTTGATGCAGGGGTTTATATTTCTGATCAACTAGGACGTAAACCTGTATCGCGCGTAGCGAATGCTGTTCTGGCTAAAAGATAG
- a CDS encoding acetyl-CoA carboxylase biotin carboxylase subunit, with product MFTKILIANRGEIACRVIQTAKKLGIRTVAVYSEADKNARHVAMADEAIYLGPAPAKDSYLKPELIIKAAQETGAQAVHPGYGFLSENAGFAKALAETDIEFIGPPEGAIIAMGSKSAAKEIMDEAGVPLVKGYHGENQEPDFLKSQADDIGYPVIIKATAGGGGKGMRIVWKAEEFESNLASCKRESAASFGDDKVLVEKYITKPRHVEIQVFADKHGNAVHLFERDCSVQRRHQKVIEEAPAPGMSEENRQKMGEVAIRAAKAIGYVGAGTVEFLYDEDGSFYFMEMNTRLQVEHPVTEKITGQDLVEWQLKVASGQELPAKQEDLSINGHSFEVRIYAEDPRQDFLPATGSLLHLSTPEESEHVRIDTGVLQGDTVSVHYDPMIAKLIVWDHDRNAALARLRGALAQYQVVGLTTNVEFLSALANNQAFEDCDLDTNFIERYRDELILEDAPADEDALVAATVYQLVQRQQAAEASAANSADPYSPWNSVSGWRLNTDNHHAFEYIDYVDSIPNEVSVTTHYRDVTHDHLYLLELPSKEIKIHAAELNDSNLRLDAAGKRFNARVVDDGKSLHIFVNGNYQVLEKVERGLDADSEDAGGSLTAPMPGTVIEVKVAEGDSVEAGQPLIILEAMKMEHTINAPTAGTVAEVLYSAGDLVDDGAELLRLDASED from the coding sequence ATGTTTACAAAAATATTAATTGCAAACCGTGGTGAAATCGCCTGTCGTGTGATTCAAACCGCAAAAAAGCTAGGCATTCGTACTGTCGCGGTTTATTCCGAGGCAGACAAAAACGCGCGCCATGTGGCTATGGCAGATGAAGCGATTTACTTAGGTCCTGCTCCTGCTAAAGATTCATACTTGAAGCCTGAGCTTATTATCAAGGCAGCTCAAGAAACTGGCGCGCAAGCAGTACACCCAGGTTACGGTTTCTTATCAGAAAACGCTGGTTTTGCAAAAGCCTTAGCAGAGACAGATATTGAATTCATCGGCCCGCCTGAAGGCGCCATCATCGCCATGGGCTCAAAGTCAGCGGCAAAAGAGATCATGGACGAGGCAGGAGTACCTTTGGTTAAAGGTTACCACGGTGAAAACCAAGAGCCTGACTTCTTAAAATCTCAAGCGGACGACATCGGCTATCCTGTCATCATCAAAGCCACAGCTGGTGGCGGTGGTAAGGGCATGCGCATCGTTTGGAAGGCAGAAGAGTTTGAATCAAATTTAGCGTCTTGTAAACGTGAATCAGCCGCCTCTTTCGGTGACGACAAGGTTCTGGTTGAAAAGTATATTACGAAGCCTCGTCACGTCGAAATTCAGGTGTTCGCTGATAAACATGGTAACGCTGTACACTTGTTCGAGCGTGACTGTTCGGTTCAGCGTCGTCACCAGAAAGTGATCGAAGAAGCTCCTGCCCCAGGTATGAGCGAGGAAAATCGCCAAAAGATGGGCGAAGTTGCTATTCGCGCAGCAAAAGCAATCGGCTACGTGGGTGCTGGTACGGTCGAGTTTTTATATGACGAAGATGGTTCTTTCTATTTCATGGAAATGAACACGCGTCTTCAGGTTGAACATCCGGTCACTGAAAAAATTACGGGGCAGGATTTAGTCGAGTGGCAACTTAAAGTTGCTTCGGGTCAAGAACTTCCTGCCAAGCAAGAAGACTTAAGCATTAACGGACACTCTTTCGAGGTTCGTATCTATGCCGAAGATCCGCGTCAGGATTTCTTGCCAGCTACAGGCTCTTTGCTTCATTTAAGCACTCCTGAAGAAAGTGAACACGTTCGTATTGATACAGGTGTTCTTCAAGGTGATACGGTTTCTGTACATTACGACCCAATGATTGCGAAACTAATCGTATGGGATCATGACCGTAACGCTGCCCTCGCCCGCTTACGTGGTGCCTTGGCTCAGTATCAGGTAGTCGGCTTAACCACTAACGTTGAGTTTTTGTCAGCTTTGGCCAACAACCAAGCGTTCGAAGATTGTGACTTAGACACTAACTTCATCGAACGCTATCGTGACGAGCTGATTTTAGAAGATGCACCGGCCGATGAAGATGCTTTGGTCGCAGCAACAGTTTACCAATTGGTACAACGTCAACAGGCAGCTGAAGCATCGGCCGCAAACAGTGCCGATCCATATTCACCGTGGAATTCGGTTAGCGGTTGGAGATTAAATACCGACAACCATCATGCGTTTGAATACATTGATTATGTCGATAGTATTCCTAATGAAGTCTCTGTGACGACGCATTATCGCGATGTTACCCATGACCACCTCTATTTGTTAGAACTACCATCGAAAGAAATCAAAATTCATGCTGCCGAGCTGAACGATAGTAATCTACGCTTGGATGCTGCTGGCAAACGCTTTAATGCGAGAGTCGTAGACGATGGCAAAAGTTTGCATATTTTCGTCAACGGTAATTATCAAGTTCTTGAAAAAGTTGAACGTGGCTTGGACGCTGATTCTGAAGATGCTGGCGGTAGCTTAACAGCACCAATGCCAGGTACCGTTATCGAAGTTAAAGTTGCTGAAGGCGACTCTGTTGAAGCTGGTCAACCTCTAATCATCCTAGAAGCAATGAAAATGGAGCACACTATTAATGCGCCAACGGCTGGTACTGTGGCTGAAGTATTATACAGTGCGGGTGACTTGGTGGATGATGGTGCAGAGTTACTTCGACTTGATGCTAGCGAAGATTAA
- a CDS encoding S46 family peptidase, which translates to MKKLLSVAAISVAAATSPLMADEGMWQPSQLPLIEDQLEDAGLNIDPEDLSKLTEFPMGAVISLGGCTASFLSPQGLVATNHHCAYGSIQFNSTAENNLLEKGFLAKELSEELAAAPGSRVYVTTEVTDVTDAINDGLTDEMSGMERYKAVEKKEKALVADCEAEDGYRCNVYTFHGGLEYRLIKQMEIRDVRLVYAPSSHIGKYGGDVDNWMWPRHTGDFAFYRAYVGKDGKPADFSKDNVPYEPEHFLKVNASGVEKGDFVMVTGYPGRTNRYRTSAEVENQFEWSYPTFRTILHKYIDIIKENAPEGSDARVKYASTLAGLNNAEKNWGSMIESYGKGDLLARKQKLEADLEAWLLDNPAMKEKHGDALSQLDALIKEDIKDQAVELKKWGMNRDTLSGTAARLYRLAIESQKPDAEREPGYQERDLIRIKEGLKRMNRRWDADVEKALYKHFVAVYAELPEEDRVQSYDKFMGIDEEFNAEKFNGKVDKMFAETGLTDEETRLSWVGKSVDEFKASDDPFIQLAVATFEEKHQKELEEKEQSGKFKKLRPQYMAAIIDYYESQDKAVYADANSTLRVTYGNVKGYSPKDGIFATPFTTLEGLAAKHTGEEPFNSPAKQLELIKDKQYGKYQDETLNSVQVNFLSTVDTTGGNSGSPTMNGDAEFVGLLFDGVYESIIGDWDYNPNLNRSIHVSSAYMLWVMEHIDGAQNLIKEMKIVR; encoded by the coding sequence ATGAAGAAGTTACTATCAGTTGCGGCGATTTCTGTTGCTGCAGCGACTTCGCCATTGATGGCGGATGAAGGTATGTGGCAACCGAGCCAACTGCCATTAATTGAAGACCAACTTGAAGATGCGGGCTTAAATATTGATCCTGAAGATTTAAGCAAGTTGACCGAATTCCCAATGGGGGCTGTCATCAGTCTTGGTGGATGCACGGCATCATTCCTTTCTCCTCAGGGCTTAGTCGCAACAAACCATCACTGTGCCTACGGTAGCATTCAGTTCAACTCAACTGCTGAGAACAACCTTTTGGAAAAAGGCTTTTTAGCAAAAGAGCTTTCAGAAGAACTAGCAGCAGCGCCAGGCTCTCGAGTTTATGTAACGACAGAAGTCACTGATGTAACAGACGCCATCAACGATGGCTTAACAGATGAAATGTCTGGTATGGAGCGCTATAAAGCCGTTGAGAAAAAAGAAAAGGCCTTAGTAGCAGATTGTGAAGCTGAAGATGGTTATCGCTGTAATGTATACACTTTCCACGGAGGCTTAGAATATCGCTTAATTAAACAAATGGAAATTCGTGATGTACGTTTGGTGTATGCACCATCATCACACATTGGAAAATACGGCGGTGACGTAGATAACTGGATGTGGCCACGCCATACGGGTGACTTTGCGTTTTATCGCGCTTACGTGGGTAAAGATGGGAAACCAGCAGACTTCTCTAAAGACAATGTCCCTTATGAGCCGGAGCATTTCTTAAAAGTTAACGCTAGCGGTGTAGAGAAAGGAGATTTTGTGATGGTTACTGGCTATCCAGGTCGCACAAACCGCTACCGTACCAGCGCTGAAGTAGAGAACCAGTTTGAATGGAGCTACCCTACTTTCCGCACTATTCTTCATAAATACATTGATATTATTAAAGAGAATGCCCCGGAAGGTAGTGACGCTCGTGTTAAGTATGCCAGCACACTAGCGGGCTTAAACAACGCTGAGAAAAACTGGGGCAGCATGATCGAAAGCTATGGTAAGGGTGACTTGCTAGCGCGCAAACAGAAACTCGAAGCAGATTTAGAGGCATGGCTGCTCGACAATCCAGCAATGAAAGAAAAGCATGGTGATGCACTGTCTCAACTTGACGCTCTGATCAAGGAAGACATTAAAGACCAAGCCGTAGAGCTCAAAAAATGGGGCATGAACAGAGATACCCTTTCAGGTACAGCTGCTCGCTTGTATCGTCTAGCCATTGAAAGCCAGAAGCCAGATGCAGAGCGTGAGCCGGGTTATCAAGAACGTGACTTGATTCGTATCAAAGAAGGTTTAAAGCGCATGAACCGTCGTTGGGACGCTGACGTTGAAAAAGCTCTATATAAGCACTTCGTTGCTGTATACGCTGAATTGCCTGAAGAAGACCGCGTTCAAAGCTATGATAAGTTCATGGGCATTGATGAAGAGTTCAACGCGGAAAAGTTCAATGGCAAAGTTGACAAGATGTTCGCTGAAACAGGTCTTACGGATGAAGAAACTCGCTTAAGCTGGGTCGGAAAATCTGTAGATGAGTTCAAAGCCTCGGATGATCCTTTTATTCAGTTGGCGGTAGCAACTTTTGAAGAGAAGCATCAAAAAGAGCTTGAAGAGAAAGAGCAATCAGGCAAATTTAAAAAGCTCCGTCCACAGTACATGGCAGCTATTATTGATTACTATGAGTCACAAGATAAAGCGGTGTATGCTGATGCAAACAGCACACTACGTGTGACTTACGGTAATGTTAAGGGCTACTCACCTAAAGACGGCATCTTCGCAACGCCTTTTACTACTCTTGAAGGCTTAGCCGCAAAACATACTGGTGAAGAGCCATTCAACTCTCCTGCAAAACAGCTAGAGCTTATCAAGGACAAGCAGTATGGAAAATATCAAGATGAGACGCTTAACAGTGTCCAAGTCAATTTCCTAAGTACTGTCGACACCACAGGCGGTAATTCAGGCTCTCCAACAATGAATGGTGATGCTGAATTTGTAGGGCTATTGTTCGACGGCGTTTATGAGTCAATCATTGGCGACTGGGACTATAACCCTAACCTAAACCGCTCGATTCACGTTAGCAGTGCTTACATGCTATGGGTTATGGAGCATATTGATGGTGCTCAAAACCTTATTAAAGAGATGAAGATCGTCAGATAA
- a CDS encoding CoA transferase subunit B, which yields MALSREQIAMRVAQELEDGFYVNLGIGIPTLVANYVPKGVEVMMQSENGLLGMGEFPTEETIDPDLINAGKQTVTAATGAAFFSSAESFAMIRGGHVDLTVLGAFEVDQQGNIASWMIPGKLVKGMGGAMDLVAGAENIIVTMTHANKHGQSKILKECTLPLTGAQCIKRVITELALMEIKDGAFHLIERAPGVSVEEIREKTEADLVIPDNVPEMNV from the coding sequence ATGGCACTATCACGTGAACAAATCGCCATGCGAGTGGCGCAAGAACTTGAAGATGGTTTCTACGTAAACCTAGGTATTGGTATCCCTACCCTAGTCGCTAACTATGTTCCAAAAGGCGTCGAAGTCATGATGCAGTCGGAAAATGGTTTATTAGGTATGGGCGAGTTCCCAACTGAAGAAACGATTGACCCTGACTTAATCAACGCGGGAAAACAAACGGTAACAGCCGCAACAGGAGCAGCATTCTTCTCATCAGCAGAAAGCTTTGCGATGATTCGTGGCGGACATGTCGACCTTACAGTACTAGGCGCTTTCGAAGTAGACCAACAAGGTAACATCGCTTCGTGGATGATCCCTGGAAAATTAGTCAAAGGCATGGGCGGCGCAATGGATTTAGTGGCTGGCGCAGAAAACATCATTGTGACCATGACTCACGCCAATAAGCACGGACAGTCCAAGATCCTTAAAGAGTGTACGTTACCGCTAACAGGCGCACAGTGTATTAAACGGGTAATTACTGAGTTAGCCTTGATGGAAATCAAAGACGGTGCTTTCCACCTCATAGAACGTGCACCAGGCGTTTCGGTAGAAGAAATTCGAGAAAAAACAGAAGCGGACTTAGTTATTCCAGATAACGTTCCAGAAATGAACGTTTAA
- a CDS encoding CoA transferase subunit A, producing MSGFNKVVNSYEEALEGFKDNMTVMVGGFGLCGIPEGLIEQVNKLGCKGLTAISNNAGVDGFGLGKWLEKRQISTMIGSYVGENELFEKLLLSGEMEVILTPQGTLAEKIRAGGAGIPAFFTATGFGTKVAEGKETRNIDGRDYVLEPSLTADFALVKAWKADTMGNLIFNKTAMNFNPMMATAGKITVAEVEEIVEPGELDPNFIHTPGIYVQRVIKGDNFEKRIEQRTVKA from the coding sequence ATGTCAGGTTTTAATAAAGTCGTAAATAGTTACGAAGAAGCCTTAGAGGGTTTCAAAGATAATATGACCGTCATGGTTGGCGGTTTCGGACTTTGTGGTATTCCAGAAGGTCTGATCGAGCAAGTTAATAAACTAGGTTGCAAAGGACTTACTGCAATTTCTAACAACGCTGGCGTTGATGGCTTTGGTTTAGGTAAGTGGTTAGAAAAGCGCCAAATCAGCACTATGATCGGCTCTTATGTTGGTGAAAACGAATTGTTCGAGAAGCTATTGCTTTCAGGCGAAATGGAAGTGATTTTAACGCCACAAGGTACTTTAGCGGAGAAAATTCGTGCTGGTGGCGCAGGGATCCCTGCTTTCTTCACAGCGACTGGTTTCGGTACGAAAGTTGCCGAAGGCAAAGAGACGCGTAATATCGATGGCCGTGATTATGTTCTAGAGCCATCGCTAACAGCGGACTTCGCGCTAGTTAAAGCGTGGAAAGCCGACACCATGGGTAACTTGATCTTCAATAAAACAGCCATGAACTTTAACCCTATGATGGCGACTGCAGGTAAAATCACCGTAGCGGAAGTTGAAGAAATTGTTGAGCCGGGTGAGTTAGACCCTAACTTTATTCACACACCGGGCATTTACGTTCAACGCGTAATCAAAGGCGACAACTTTGAGAAACGCATCGAGCAACGCACAGTTAAAGCATAA